In the genome of Armatimonadota bacterium, one region contains:
- a CDS encoding HAMP domain-containing histidine kinase translates to MKRETGCHCASEPLRSAILLAWRAAARRRLRHIDPELLCRNGEISACAEMTLEQMLRWNHAEPNGEHVDEFAEPASTWAALKLPWTDVRALIELLEEASVTALDPADLTGKDGKRCARRFKSLAATAANSRLRAVEADLHQRSQESMALEQCIERFLASASHDLRTPLTAIIGFAELLSDGEYEPLNASQAAAVSNIENSAQNLLEAANNLLVTLQYRAGTLRMHPQAVALDTLLQHLCSTLAPRAERRAVRLELSSPGGSPVVNCDESLLRHSLHQLILLAVRTAEPGSTIRITTTIRERGVVVDLQCTGLHLPPEIVRLLEIQVNTVDSVVDQGYEAWLAGIPLAQRFLSLIGGRLNICAHSEDGAWFTLVLPLPEVQITSEITGCPLAT, encoded by the coding sequence GTGAAACGAGAGACGGGTTGCCACTGCGCTTCGGAACCGCTGCGCAGCGCGATTCTGTTGGCGTGGAGAGCCGCAGCCCGCCGGCGGTTGCGCCACATCGACCCCGAGTTGCTCTGCCGCAACGGTGAAATCTCCGCGTGTGCTGAGATGACCCTTGAGCAGATGCTCCGTTGGAACCACGCCGAGCCGAATGGGGAACATGTGGATGAGTTCGCCGAGCCCGCATCGACCTGGGCCGCCCTAAAGCTTCCATGGACCGATGTGCGAGCCTTGATCGAGCTTTTGGAGGAGGCGAGTGTCACAGCTTTGGATCCCGCCGACCTTACCGGGAAGGACGGCAAGAGATGTGCGCGGCGCTTCAAGAGCCTGGCTGCCACCGCGGCAAACAGCCGACTTCGCGCCGTCGAAGCGGATTTGCACCAGCGAAGCCAGGAGTCCATGGCGCTGGAGCAGTGCATTGAACGGTTTCTCGCTTCCGCATCGCACGACTTGCGAACGCCGCTGACAGCCATCATCGGCTTTGCCGAGCTGCTGTCGGATGGCGAATACGAGCCGCTCAACGCGTCGCAGGCTGCAGCTGTCTCCAATATTGAGAACTCGGCTCAAAACCTGCTAGAGGCGGCCAACAACCTGCTGGTGACGCTCCAGTATCGCGCAGGCACGTTAAGAATGCATCCGCAGGCTGTTGCCCTCGACACGCTTCTGCAGCACCTGTGCAGCACGCTGGCGCCAAGGGCGGAGCGCAGGGCGGTGCGCCTTGAGTTGAGCTCGCCAGGTGGGTCGCCGGTGGTCAACTGCGACGAGAGCCTGCTTCGGCACAGCCTCCATCAGCTGATTCTGCTTGCGGTCCGTACTGCCGAACCGGGTTCCACGATTCGCATAACCACCACGATCCGCGAGCGTGGAGTGGTCGTCGACCTCCAGTGCACGGGCCTGCATTTGCCGCCCGAAATCGTTCGCCTCCTCGAGATTCAGGTGAACACGGTCGACAGCGTGGTGGATCAGGGCTACGAAGCGTGGCTGGCCGGCATCCCGCTGGCGCAACGGTTTCTGAGCCTCATCGGCGGCCGGCTCAACATCTGTGCACACTCGGAAGATGGCGCATGGTTCACGTTGGTACTGCCACTGCCGGAAGTGCAGATTACCTCTGAAATAACCGGCTGCCCACTTGCAACTTAG
- the purN gene encoding phosphoribosylglycinamide formyltransferase: MCSAESRGSTLQALLHAAESPSFPARVSLLVATRRSAPAVRIASESGVPVAVLSPTRLAADGPEAYASAIISRMRAADIDLICLAGYMLRLPAQLVHEFPVKIMNVHAALLPLFGGQGMYGLRVHQAVLESGMKVTGCTVHFVDEEYDTGPVIVQRAVPVHTGDTPETLGARLLPEEHRAVIHAVRLFAEGRLRVVGRCVEIIPR, encoded by the coding sequence ATGTGCTCGGCCGAGAGCCGGGGATCCACGCTTCAGGCGCTTCTCCACGCTGCGGAATCGCCCTCCTTTCCGGCTCGCGTGTCGCTGTTGGTGGCCACGCGCAGGTCGGCGCCGGCCGTCAGAATTGCCAGCGAGTCCGGTGTGCCGGTTGCCGTGCTTTCGCCGACCCGGCTGGCCGCGGATGGCCCGGAAGCCTACGCTTCAGCCATCATCAGCCGGATGCGCGCAGCCGATATCGACCTGATTTGCCTGGCCGGCTACATGCTGCGCCTGCCCGCGCAACTTGTCCACGAGTTTCCTGTCAAAATCATGAACGTTCACGCTGCACTGCTGCCCCTTTTCGGTGGGCAGGGAATGTACGGCCTGCGTGTGCACCAGGCCGTGCTGGAGAGCGGAATGAAGGTAACCGGCTGTACCGTCCACTTTGTGGATGAGGAGTACGACACCGGGCCGGTAATTGTACAGCGCGCGGTTCCCGTACACACGGGTGACACGCCCGAAACGCTGGGAGCGCGGCTACTGCCGGAAGAGCACAGGGCCGTGATTCACGCGGTTCGCCTCTTCGCCGAAGGTCGGCTCCGCGTGGTGGGCCGGTGCGTTGAAATCATCCCGAGGTAA
- a CDS encoding response regulator, with protein MDPLRTVIAEDEALTREILRAHLKRLGHTVAAEAGDGVEAVEAVRRTRPDVVLMDIRMPTMDGIEAAHRIVAETPCAIVFLTSFSQDELVEEACSAGAVGYVMKPIRKEDLGPAIEVAVRRFRELRAQGVLIVELQEKLESRKVVERAKGILMSRHHMSEEEAFRRIHFQARNQNRKMRDIAQSIITAAEFM; from the coding sequence ATGGATCCGTTACGGACCGTTATCGCTGAAGACGAGGCGTTGACGCGCGAAATACTGCGCGCACACCTGAAGCGGCTTGGCCACACCGTTGCGGCTGAGGCCGGCGACGGCGTCGAGGCCGTGGAGGCCGTGCGCCGCACGCGGCCGGACGTTGTATTGATGGATATTCGTATGCCCACGATGGACGGCATCGAAGCGGCGCACCGGATCGTGGCCGAAACACCGTGCGCGATCGTATTCCTCACCTCCTTTTCGCAGGACGAACTGGTGGAAGAAGCCTGCAGCGCCGGCGCGGTTGGATACGTGATGAAGCCGATCCGTAAGGAAGATTTGGGGCCGGCCATTGAGGTTGCTGTTCGCAGGTTCCGCGAGCTGCGCGCTCAGGGCGTTCTGATTGTTGAGCTTCAGGAGAAGCTGGAGTCGCGAAAGGTGGTCGAGCGGGCCAAAGGTATCCTGATGTCACGGCACCATATGAGCGAGGAAGAGGCGTTCCGGCGGATCCACTTCCAGGCCCGCAACCAGAACCGCAAGATGCGCGACATCGCCCAGAGCATTATCACAGCCGCGGAATTCATGTAG
- the maf gene encoding septum formation protein Maf — translation MLASGSPRRRDLIQLLGVPVTVEPSRYDEPPAPEQPVDVPAFVSELALCKARETLSRFPRDLVIGADTEVTLDEGGIGRLFGKPRDAADAAKMLRQLAGNTHFVWTGIAVVSAAGEWTASEVTAVEFAPMREHEILRYVATGEPMDKAGGYGAQGLAAPWISGIRGDFHNVVGLPLCRLRLLLQEAGWRHGP, via the coding sequence GTGCTTGCCAGCGGCTCGCCGCGACGCCGCGACCTCATTCAGCTGCTGGGCGTTCCAGTCACGGTTGAGCCAAGCCGTTACGATGAGCCGCCTGCCCCTGAGCAGCCCGTTGACGTACCGGCGTTTGTCTCCGAGTTGGCGCTCTGCAAAGCGCGTGAGACGCTGTCTCGATTTCCCCGCGACCTGGTTATAGGCGCCGATACGGAAGTGACTCTGGACGAGGGCGGAATCGGCCGTCTCTTCGGCAAGCCCCGTGACGCAGCGGATGCCGCGAAGATGCTGCGACAACTGGCCGGCAACACTCACTTTGTATGGACCGGAATCGCTGTGGTATCCGCAGCCGGAGAGTGGACGGCATCGGAAGTGACGGCCGTGGAGTTTGCTCCGATGCGTGAGCACGAAATACTGCGCTATGTGGCCACCGGCGAGCCGATGGACAAAGCCGGTGGATACGGCGCACAGGGTCTCGCCGCACCATGGATCAGCGGCATCCGCGGAGATTTCCACAACGTTGTCGGCCTGCCGCTGTGCCGCCTGCGCCTGCTGCTGCAGGAGGCCGGTTGGCGCCACGGTCCGTAA